The sequence GATGGCGCCGGCGAAGAATCCGGCCGCCGCGGCCTCGTTGGCCGCGTTGTAGACAGCGGTGAGCGAGCCGCCCCCGCGTCCGGCCTCACGCGCGAGATCGATCGCCGGGAAGACGGCGTTGTCGACCGGCTCGAAGGTCCACGACGATGCGGTCGAGAAGTCACAGGCGGCCGATGATCCGGGTACCCGCGCGGGCCAGCCCAGCGCCAGCGCGATCGGGAGTTTCATCGAGGGTGGCGATGCTTTCGCGACGGTCGCCCCGTCGACGAAGGTGACCATCGAATGCACGATCGACTGCGGATGCACCGTGACGTCGATGCGGTCGTAACCGACCCCGAACAGCAGGTGCGCCTCGATGACCTCGAGCGCCTTGTTCACCAGGGTTGCCGAGTTCAGCGTGATCAGCGGGCCCATCGACCACGTCGGGTGGTGCCCGGCCTGTTCGGGGGTCACATCCTCGAGCGCCGCGCGGGTCCAGCCCCGGAACGGACCGCCCGACGCGGTGAGCACGAGCCGATCGACCTCGCCGGCGGTGCCCGCCCGCAAACACTGCGCGATCGCCGAATGCTCCGAATCGACCGGCACGATCTGACCCGGGGCCGCGGCGTCGAGGACGAGGGAACCACCGGCGACGAGCGACTCCTTGTTCGCCAGCGCCAATCGCGCCCCCGATCGCAGCGTGGCCAGACTCGGCCGAAGGCCGATGGACCCGACGACCGCGTTGAGGACCACATCCGCCTCGACGGCATCGATCAGATCACACATCGCGTCCGGGCCACCGAAGACCGCGCCACCGAGTT is a genomic window of Gordonia sp. SID5947 containing:
- the dxr gene encoding 1-deoxy-D-xylulose-5-phosphate reductoisomerase, whose protein sequence is MTTRVLILGSTGSIGVQALEVIAEHPERFQVVGLGAGGANLDLLRRQAQAFRIPAGALAVADPAAADTLTDELGGAVFGGPDAMCDLIDAVEADVVLNAVVGSIGLRPSLATLRSGARLALANKESLVAGGSLVLDAAAPGQIVPVDSEHSAIAQCLRAGTAGEVDRLVLTASGGPFRGWTRAALEDVTPEQAGHHPTWSMGPLITLNSATLVNKALEVIEAHLLFGVGYDRIDVTVHPQSIVHSMVTFVDGATVAKASPPSMKLPIALALGWPARVPGSSAACDFSTASSWTFEPVDNAVFPAIDLAREAGRGGGSLTAVYNAANEAAAAGFFAGAIRFPRIVEIIRDVLGDADQWRERPGTVDEVLAADQWAREHAARLVKAYADGVSQ